The following are encoded in a window of Flavobacteriales bacterium genomic DNA:
- a CDS encoding DUF3164 family protein: MRATADIKGLSAAELSRLAKEAKAKEKAEADAKRREYDRLRDEYLETCFGKMAELSATLKEFKDHAVKLGMELHEKMYLAYDREPKEGIDSYTLTSSDGLRKVVIERQWRCEYDETSIMAIETIRQVLRDKFEGRNKGMYKIIDSILMRNSKGDYDERLVAKLRKHEEDVSDPRFSEALDLLAKSYKPTSSQTYIRAYRKDEQGRWQDITMNWSRM, translated from the coding sequence ATGAGAGCAACTGCTGACATCAAGGGCCTGAGCGCGGCCGAACTCTCGCGCCTGGCCAAGGAGGCCAAGGCCAAGGAGAAGGCCGAGGCCGATGCCAAACGCCGCGAGTACGACCGCCTGCGCGATGAGTACCTGGAGACCTGCTTCGGCAAGATGGCCGAGCTGAGCGCCACCCTCAAGGAGTTCAAGGACCACGCCGTGAAGCTGGGGATGGAGCTGCACGAGAAGATGTACCTGGCCTACGACCGCGAGCCCAAGGAGGGCATAGACAGCTACACCCTCACCAGCAGCGACGGCCTGCGCAAGGTGGTGATAGAGCGCCAGTGGCGCTGCGAGTACGACGAGACCAGCATCATGGCCATCGAGACCATCCGCCAGGTGCTGCGAGACAAGTTCGAGGGCCGCAACAAGGGCATGTACAAGATCATCGACAGCATCCTGATGCGCAACAGCAAGGGTGACTACGATGAACGCCTTGTGGCCAAGTTGCGCAAGCACGAGGAAGATGTCAGTGACCCCCGCTTCAGCGAGGCGCTGGACCTGCTGGCGAAGAGCTACAAGCCCACCAGCAGCCAGACATACATCCGCGCGTACCGCAAGGATGAGCAAGGCCGCTGGCAGGACATCACCATGAACTGGAGCCGCATGTGA
- a CDS encoding ATP-binding protein, with product MNKPTLTHEQKQAIGAKLMEAYEKSGFSSRAKYAVSIGINSSDFSNIASEKWASNDRLLSHSKWLRIARSVGFEFTPAEKWVTARTETYLTISKQLEVCQAESLAAMFCDRAGIGKTHVCKEFAATHRNAFYINGGLAPNRFRFIRALAQAAGIEAKGSAEDVLADFTYYLKSLERPILIIDEAGDMDNSTYRLLKRLYNELEFVCGFYMVGAPDLRKRIENSIRLKRNSFEEVYSRFGGRYLHVVPQEPHAQRKFIQQQVMQVCRANGLTDPERLEAVVTRSLEDMGRGLRYARIQVKKSRIAA from the coding sequence ATGAACAAGCCCACGTTGACCCACGAACAGAAGCAGGCCATCGGTGCCAAACTGATGGAAGCATATGAGAAGAGCGGCTTCAGCAGCCGGGCGAAGTATGCCGTTAGCATCGGCATCAACAGCAGCGACTTCAGCAACATCGCCTCCGAGAAATGGGCCAGCAACGACCGGCTGTTGAGCCACAGCAAGTGGCTGCGCATCGCCAGGTCGGTGGGCTTCGAGTTCACGCCTGCGGAGAAGTGGGTGACGGCCCGCACGGAGACCTACCTCACCATCAGCAAGCAGCTTGAGGTGTGCCAGGCGGAAAGCCTCGCTGCCATGTTCTGCGACCGCGCTGGGATCGGAAAAACACATGTGTGCAAGGAGTTCGCCGCCACGCACCGGAACGCCTTCTATATCAACGGCGGTCTAGCGCCCAATCGGTTCCGCTTCATCCGCGCCCTGGCGCAGGCTGCTGGCATCGAAGCCAAGGGCAGCGCCGAGGATGTACTGGCAGACTTCACTTACTACCTGAAGAGCCTGGAGCGGCCCATCCTCATCATTGACGAGGCCGGTGACATGGACAACAGCACCTACAGACTGTTGAAGCGGCTCTACAACGAGCTTGAATTCGTGTGCGGCTTCTATATGGTAGGCGCTCCCGACCTCCGCAAGCGCATCGAGAACAGCATCCGCCTGAAGCGGAACAGCTTCGAGGAGGTTTACAGCCGCTTTGGTGGCAGATACCTACATGTGGTACCGCAGGAGCCACACGCGCAGCGCAAGTTCATACAGCAGCAGGTGATGCAGGTGTGCAGGGCCAATGGACTTACGGACCCCGAGCGCCTGGAGGCGGTCGTAACACGCAGCCTGGAGGACATGGGGCGCGGCTTGCGCTACGCTAGGATCCAGGTGAAGAAGTCCCGCATCGCGGCATGA